Proteins from one Pueribacillus theae genomic window:
- a CDS encoding dUTP diphosphatase — MEIDWQKLFSMQRELDERIIVEHQLTGTYFLERLLALQVEVGELANETRCFKYWSLKPPAERSVILEEYVDGIHFILSIGLSLGLETTIPNKRFVNKQNETSMVKQFLVVNRCISSLIMDNSSNAYEELFTEYLTLGKMLGFHEADIQTAYFEKNKINHMRQDEGY; from the coding sequence ATGGAGATTGATTGGCAGAAACTTTTTTCAATGCAGCGTGAATTAGATGAACGCATTATCGTTGAGCATCAGTTAACGGGTACATATTTTTTAGAGCGATTGCTTGCCCTTCAAGTGGAAGTTGGTGAATTAGCAAATGAAACGCGTTGCTTTAAATATTGGAGCTTAAAGCCGCCTGCTGAACGATCTGTCATTCTAGAGGAATATGTAGACGGCATTCACTTTATTTTATCCATTGGACTTTCGCTTGGGCTGGAAACGACGATTCCGAATAAACGATTTGTAAATAAACAGAATGAAACTAGTATGGTTAAACAATTTCTAGTTGTAAACCGTTGTATTTCGAGTTTAATCATGGATAACTCGTCCAATGCTTATGAAGAACTGTTTACTGAGTATTTAACACTCGGAAAAATGCTTGGCTTCCATGAAGCAGATATTCAAACTGCTTATTTTGAAAAAAATAAAATCAATCATATGCGGCAGGATGAGGGGTACTGA
- a CDS encoding Ger(x)C family spore germination protein — translation MEREGQERIESYLMRRVVIVVVLLFLLSGCWDLEEADRMDYVHGIGVDYKNDKVTVYIQIVNLGTLGNTEGGSSGESDQVTIASASADNINSAVFNIYKSAQRRLYWGHDTFVILTEEALEQNLMKNALDLIDRYRETRYRIRIFSTKDDLEGLLKASPAFDGSPIFTRLTDIDNTYEQSSRIKDISIRELLISLHEPGHNGMIPAVGITDNTWETEKEPKQMIESVGVAIATPNNFNGFITGDDINGLRWMQRDSKRNNVSVYKDGKPASEVIIVKPKVSFDITKKGEKVIFNATVNAKGIINEVLQDIDQKFLVKELEKNIKKEIMQTYKKALEIDADIYRLSEKLYRRDLKTWKKIEKKGEIKLDENSLQVKVNIDLVNSKLNNIKPIVE, via the coding sequence ATGGAACGAGAAGGCCAAGAAAGGATTGAAAGCTATTTGATGAGACGTGTCGTAATCGTGGTCGTCCTCCTTTTTTTACTATCAGGCTGCTGGGATCTCGAAGAGGCGGATCGAATGGATTATGTTCATGGCATTGGCGTGGATTATAAAAATGACAAGGTGACGGTTTATATTCAGATTGTTAATTTAGGTACTCTTGGAAATACGGAAGGTGGTTCAAGTGGAGAATCTGATCAAGTAACGATAGCGAGTGCAAGCGCTGACAATATTAACAGCGCCGTTTTTAACATTTATAAGTCTGCACAACGAAGGCTATATTGGGGTCATGACACTTTTGTTATTTTGACGGAGGAGGCTCTTGAGCAAAATCTAATGAAAAATGCGCTTGATCTCATTGACAGGTATCGTGAAACAAGGTACCGCATACGGATATTTTCTACAAAAGACGACTTGGAAGGTCTTTTGAAAGCGTCGCCAGCTTTTGATGGGTCGCCTATTTTTACAAGGTTGACTGATATTGATAACACATATGAGCAAAGTTCGCGAATTAAAGACATAAGTATACGTGAACTTCTCATTTCATTGCACGAACCGGGTCACAACGGGATGATTCCGGCAGTAGGGATTACAGACAATACGTGGGAAACTGAGAAAGAACCGAAGCAGATGATTGAATCTGTCGGTGTTGCGATTGCGACACCGAACAACTTTAATGGATTCATTACCGGGGATGATATTAATGGGTTAAGATGGATGCAAAGAGATTCGAAACGAAACAATGTATCGGTTTATAAAGACGGAAAGCCGGCTTCCGAAGTCATTATCGTTAAACCGAAGGTTTCCTTTGATATTACTAAGAAAGGAGAAAAAGTCATTTTTAACGCAACGGTTAACGCAAAAGGAATTATTAACGAAGTGCTGCAAGATATCGATCAAAAATTTTTAGTAAAAGAGTTAGAAAAAAATATAAAAAAAGAAATTATGCAAACTTATAAGAAAGCACTTGAAATTGATGCAGATATTTATCGGCTATCGGAAAAATTATATCGTAGGGATTTAAAAACGTGGAAAAAGATAGAAAAAAAAGGGGAAATAAAATTAGATGAAAATTCTTTGCAAGTAAAGGTCAATATTGATCTTGTCAATTCAAAGTTAAATAACATAAAACCAATTGTAGAATAA
- a CDS encoding spore germination protein has product MFKKHKTSGETNEEENDKENITEESIRKLFENNPDVVLQTFEFDENTVTFVTCEGLVDAEVINTVIFERFVLFFNKKKNKLLSEDDIKKSLYVPGLQRISSKKKMIAEVFAGRLIVLFHKEQFLFSIDIAKRPQRNPEETSTEVSIKGPRDDFIEDLVTNIALIRKRLRTNSLAIKKYEIGTRSQTQVAVLYLDDVVNKEIIQEIDHRLNRIDLDGIYSGTQLKELLQDKTYTFYPIFHYSGRPDFAVNSLLNGRFLILVDGVQYVIIGPVNLAFLLKTAEDTENIYLFNSFERVIRLVGLVIAIFLPGFWLALSTYHQNQIPIVFLGTIIEARKGVPLPAPVEALFMLLLFEFFREAGLRLPIAIGSTLSVVGGLIIGDAAIRAGLASPLMIVLIATSFVATYTLVSMSLHGIVSILRIFVMVFSSFFGLFGFFISLFLIVLYAANIQTFGVPYLTVPSNFDYKQLLKVIFRIPERKYISRPSMMGPKDGTRRPRKD; this is encoded by the coding sequence ATGTTCAAGAAACATAAAACGTCCGGCGAAACAAATGAGGAAGAAAATGATAAGGAAAATATAACAGAAGAATCCATTCGTAAATTATTTGAAAATAATCCCGATGTGGTCTTGCAAACGTTCGAATTTGACGAAAATACGGTTACGTTTGTTACTTGCGAAGGCTTAGTTGATGCAGAAGTTATAAATACTGTAATCTTTGAGAGGTTTGTGCTATTTTTCAATAAGAAAAAAAATAAACTACTTTCCGAGGATGATATAAAAAAGTCGCTCTATGTACCGGGGCTCCAACGAATTAGCTCCAAAAAAAAGATGATCGCAGAAGTCTTTGCCGGAAGACTCATCGTCCTCTTTCATAAAGAACAATTCCTTTTTTCAATCGATATTGCAAAACGGCCTCAGCGTAATCCGGAAGAAACGAGTACAGAAGTCTCGATTAAAGGGCCGCGGGATGACTTTATTGAAGACCTCGTGACAAATATCGCTTTAATACGCAAGCGCCTGCGTACAAATTCATTGGCTATAAAAAAATATGAAATTGGGACACGTTCCCAAACACAAGTCGCCGTCCTCTATCTTGATGACGTTGTGAACAAAGAGATCATTCAAGAGATTGATCACAGATTGAACCGGATTGATCTGGATGGGATTTATAGCGGGACACAATTAAAAGAACTATTACAAGACAAAACATACACATTTTATCCAATCTTCCACTATAGCGGCCGGCCAGATTTTGCGGTAAACAGCCTTTTAAACGGCCGTTTTCTTATTCTTGTAGATGGGGTGCAATATGTTATAATCGGCCCGGTAAATTTAGCTTTTCTATTAAAGACAGCGGAAGATACTGAGAACATTTATCTATTTAATTCATTTGAACGGGTTATTCGATTGGTAGGATTAGTTATTGCGATTTTTCTTCCTGGTTTTTGGCTAGCGTTAAGCACTTATCATCAGAATCAAATTCCGATTGTTTTTTTAGGTACGATTATCGAAGCAAGAAAAGGAGTACCTCTGCCAGCTCCTGTGGAAGCGCTCTTTATGCTGCTTTTATTTGAATTTTTTAGGGAAGCAGGGTTGAGGCTTCCGATTGCGATCGGGTCAACATTAAGTGTCGTCGGCGGATTAATTATCGGAGATGCAGCGATTCGAGCGGGTCTAGCAAGTCCGTTAATGATTGTATTAATCGCCACTTCCTTCGTTGCCACTTATACGCTTGTAAGTATGTCATTGCATGGCATTGTATCGATTTTAAGGATTTTTGTCATGGTTTTCTCCTCATTTTTCGGGTTGTTCGGCTTCTTTATTTCCCTTTTTCTTATCGTGCTTTATGCAGCGAACATCCAAACGTTCGGCGTTCCGTATTTAACGGTTCCGAGCAATTTTGACTATAAGCAATTGCTGAAAGTTATCTTTCGCATTCCTGAGCGGAAGTATATTTCCCGTCCGAGTATGATGGGGCCGAAAGATGGAACGAGAAGGCCAAGAAAGGATTGA